In the Flavisolibacter tropicus genome, one interval contains:
- a CDS encoding gliding motility-associated C-terminal domain-containing protein, with translation MKVRSAVFICFRFLYTLAFLFSGLIAFSQSTPNCGVKASFGPFYGDTVLPQNSILSLTNTSTNATSSHWLINGFYALSGVDWSYVVGTGIQNISLVATNGACSDTSETLYILSPGTAHSVDTVMIANYGFVDTHESGTTIDDSPDGGFIMGGYGIQYNQEHRGLVVKITEQGCIEWTRQIKNWSNDVDYVYAAPDTTYYVSMQGNLIRLNRKGDVLWNKGWSPEKNPYKVSVRKMVSDSKGYLYAQADGPENGCTIFKMDKEGTILWKRYLRYGYSPTNYMRTNGMVIINDILYISGHAYTTFPNFFSFLCQVNTQTGQTQWQYGYRNAGDLLFLSASTYDNMVMVSSNHSGKAGINFIDAQGNFKKGIKVELQSGYGSGMVRAEADKNGKIVMYQFWKEPLPLQPYYSNYSFLMKFDTSLTKYWGMQYSNWYRGFLNDMALNKNGAVGAVGEDFGKVADAIVSSRDFKFMKIDSMLPKFECDYRMDAFSLSNYSAQRFDFNWATDSIWNLLPVAPTNIAIDEMYFSNRYTCPDFIDSCSHLKISGPKSGCSFNEVYTYTFHKNKKCALIPSWQLPAGVQLVNQTDSTVSLRFPDFGTYKIAALIKGCTPVKDSLTLTIKSKTAPLNLGRDTSLCPNSTIRLSASNKFLSYRWQNNSADSFFVATDPGLYWVEVIDSCGNTLRDSILISAYSLSINAGPDRIKCNSDTLHLRAPDGFISYSWSNNYNISSLASQQVVVNPTTDTAYYLKAEKLPGCFAYDTLHIKVYYSPAINLGNDVQFCIGDSVSFNAGTGFTNYNWSNGATTQQVTFKQAGTVTIKAVTQEGCTSADTVTIRPLWPLPVIRMDHNPELCIESSRTLDPGAFRTYLWQDGSTGRTFEVNGLGRYFVLVSDDHHCRASDTVAITTLLPVPSRFLPNDTLICSYGTLTLKPLKSYSSYQWSTGSLSSSLSIDKPGLYWLQVQDNKNCTGRDSTLVNPKECMKGTYIPSAFTPNNDGNNDVFKAKVFGPLKRFELTVYNRWGTVVFHTKDPEKGWDGLVKGQRPDSGIFIWQCRYQLENEPEKMEKGTVTLIR, from the coding sequence GTGAAAGTTCGTTCCGCTGTATTTATTTGCTTTCGATTTCTTTATACGCTTGCTTTTTTATTTTCTGGACTTATAGCCTTTTCCCAGTCTACTCCTAACTGTGGTGTGAAAGCCAGCTTTGGCCCATTTTACGGCGATACGGTATTGCCGCAAAACTCCATTCTTTCGCTTACCAATACCAGTACCAATGCTACTTCCTCTCATTGGTTGATAAACGGGTTTTATGCCCTTAGTGGTGTTGATTGGAGCTATGTTGTAGGGACTGGTATTCAGAACATTTCCCTGGTGGCTACGAATGGCGCCTGCTCAGATACCAGTGAAACTCTGTACATTCTAAGCCCGGGTACGGCTCATTCGGTAGATACCGTTATGATAGCCAATTATGGCTTTGTGGATACGCATGAATCCGGTACAACAATAGACGATAGCCCGGATGGCGGCTTTATCATGGGGGGCTATGGGATCCAGTATAATCAAGAGCATCGCGGCCTGGTTGTAAAGATCACAGAGCAGGGCTGTATTGAATGGACGCGTCAGATTAAGAACTGGTCTAACGATGTGGATTATGTGTATGCCGCACCGGATACCACTTATTATGTGTCGATGCAGGGAAATTTAATCCGGCTCAACCGCAAAGGTGATGTGTTATGGAATAAAGGCTGGTCCCCGGAAAAAAATCCTTATAAGGTGTCAGTCCGGAAAATGGTTTCTGATAGTAAGGGATACCTGTATGCCCAGGCCGATGGTCCCGAAAACGGGTGTACCATTTTTAAAATGGATAAAGAGGGTACGATCTTATGGAAGAGATATTTGCGGTATGGTTATAGCCCCACCAACTATATGCGTACCAATGGTATGGTCATCATTAATGACATTCTTTATATTTCTGGTCACGCCTACACGACATTCCCTAACTTCTTCAGTTTTCTTTGCCAAGTAAATACGCAGACTGGGCAAACCCAGTGGCAGTATGGTTACCGGAATGCAGGTGATCTATTGTTCTTATCGGCATCTACCTATGATAACATGGTTATGGTATCCTCTAACCATTCGGGTAAGGCAGGTATCAACTTTATTGATGCGCAGGGTAATTTTAAAAAAGGCATCAAGGTAGAATTGCAATCAGGTTATGGTTCGGGCATGGTGCGGGCGGAAGCAGATAAGAATGGCAAGATTGTTATGTACCAGTTCTGGAAAGAGCCCCTTCCGCTACAGCCCTACTATTCCAATTATAGCTTTTTGATGAAGTTTGATACGTCGCTTACCAAGTATTGGGGCATGCAATACTCCAATTGGTACAGAGGATTCCTGAACGATATGGCGCTTAATAAAAATGGTGCGGTAGGTGCTGTTGGCGAAGATTTCGGCAAGGTGGCTGATGCCATCGTCAGCTCTCGCGATTTTAAGTTCATGAAGATCGACTCCATGCTACCCAAATTTGAGTGCGATTACCGTATGGATGCTTTTTCACTTTCCAACTATTCCGCACAACGATTTGATTTCAACTGGGCTACCGATTCTATCTGGAACCTGTTGCCCGTGGCTCCAACAAATATTGCCATTGACGAAATGTATTTCAGCAATCGATATACCTGCCCGGATTTTATTGACTCCTGTAGCCATTTGAAAATAAGTGGACCTAAAAGCGGTTGTAGTTTTAATGAAGTGTATACCTATACATTTCATAAGAATAAAAAATGTGCTTTAATCCCTTCCTGGCAATTGCCAGCGGGCGTACAACTGGTCAATCAAACAGATAGTACGGTTTCTTTACGCTTTCCAGATTTTGGCACTTATAAGATTGCCGCATTGATCAAAGGGTGTACGCCTGTTAAAGATTCGCTGACACTCACTATTAAATCAAAAACGGCGCCGTTAAACCTGGGTAGAGACACATCTCTTTGTCCTAATTCAACAATCCGGCTTTCTGCCAGCAACAAGTTTCTTTCCTACCGCTGGCAGAATAATTCTGCCGATTCCTTCTTCGTAGCGACAGATCCCGGGCTTTATTGGGTGGAAGTAATTGATTCCTGTGGCAATACCCTTCGGGATAGTATTTTGATCTCCGCCTATTCATTGAGTATTAATGCCGGGCCAGACCGTATAAAATGTAACAGTGATACCTTACACCTAAGGGCCCCCGATGGCTTTATTTCTTATAGCTGGAGCAATAACTACAACATTAGTTCCCTTGCCAGCCAACAGGTGGTGGTAAACCCAACAACGGATACAGCGTATTACCTAAAAGCCGAGAAGTTGCCCGGGTGTTTTGCGTATGATACGTTGCATATAAAAGTTTACTACTCTCCTGCCATAAACCTGGGTAATGATGTACAGTTTTGCATTGGAGATTCTGTAAGCTTTAATGCGGGAACCGGCTTTACCAACTACAATTGGAGTAATGGTGCCACCACGCAGCAGGTTACATTCAAACAAGCTGGTACCGTAACTATTAAAGCGGTTACGCAAGAAGGCTGTACGTCTGCCGATACAGTAACGATACGACCTTTATGGCCACTACCCGTTATTCGTATGGATCATAACCCTGAGCTCTGTATAGAAAGTTCCCGAACGCTGGATCCGGGCGCATTCCGAACCTACCTATGGCAGGATGGAAGTACTGGGCGCACCTTTGAAGTAAATGGGCTAGGTCGCTACTTTGTACTGGTAAGCGATGATCATCATTGCCGGGCCAGTGATACGGTTGCTATTACTACTTTACTTCCTGTTCCCTCAAGGTTTCTTCCGAATGATACCTTGATCTGTTCTTATGGTACGCTTACATTAAAGCCATTAAAGTCCTATAGCTCCTACCAGTGGAGTACTGGCAGCCTCTCCTCTTCTTTAAGCATTGATAAGCCTGGCCTTTATTGGCTACAGGTGCAGGACAATAAGAACTGTACCGGAAGGGATTCGACACTGGTTAATCCAAAAGAGTGCATGAAGGGTACTTATATTCCCAGTGCCTTTACCCCGAATAATGATGGCAATAACGATGTCTTTAAAGCCAAAGTCTTTGGTCCTTTAAAACGCTTTGAGCTGACGGTATATAACCGCTGGGGAACGGTGGTGTTTCATACGAAGGACCCAGAGAAAGGTTGGGATGGCCTGGTAAAAGGACAGCGACCTGATTCTGGTATCTTTATCTGGCAGTGCCGATACCAGCTGGAAAACGAACCCGAGAAAATGGAGAAGGGAACAGTTACGCTCATACGCTAA
- a CDS encoding adenylate/guanylate cyclase domain-containing protein: MEENIAILIADLSGYTALTEAHGATSAADLIDKYVSIVEDCLIGSSVLKERTGDEVMIVAECADHLLTTAVMIMKNTSSEHNFLQVHGGLHYGTVLKRNNSYFGSTINLTARIAAEANPGSFLCSVDFIEALNDKSICTFQSKGAYRFKNVNEEKEVAEIVNAATNLLAIDPICKMLILDKTLAIQHPEKADLFFCSQTCLDIFDKYQSVNPNIDR; encoded by the coding sequence ATGGAAGAAAATATTGCGATCCTAATTGCTGACCTATCAGGTTATACGGCTCTTACAGAAGCGCATGGGGCTACATCTGCAGCCGATCTTATAGACAAGTATGTAAGTATTGTAGAAGACTGTCTTATTGGTAGCAGCGTGCTAAAAGAACGTACCGGAGATGAAGTAATGATTGTTGCTGAGTGTGCAGATCATTTATTGACTACCGCCGTAATGATCATGAAAAACACGTCAAGTGAACATAACTTTCTGCAGGTTCACGGTGGCCTTCATTATGGAACGGTCTTAAAAAGAAACAATAGCTATTTCGGTTCTACCATTAATCTTACAGCAAGAATAGCAGCAGAAGCTAACCCGGGTTCTTTTTTGTGTTCAGTGGATTTTATTGAGGCGCTGAACGACAAATCTATATGCACATTTCAATCCAAAGGAGCCTACCGTTTCAAAAATGTGAATGAAGAAAAAGAAGTAGCAGAAATAGTAAATGCAGCTACCAATTTATTAGCCATTGACCCCATTTGCAAAATGCTGATACTGGACAAAACACTAGCAATACAACATCCGGAAAAAGCGGACCTGTTCTTTTGCTCACAAACCTGCCTTGATATTTTTGACAAATACCAGTCGGTAAACCCTAACATTGACAGGTAG